The following proteins are encoded in a genomic region of Montipora foliosa isolate CH-2021 chromosome 8, ASM3666993v2, whole genome shotgun sequence:
- the LOC137968105 gene encoding uncharacterized protein, with amino-acid sequence MKANQVFQLALCFFLIQDVHSKARKRATSCTIPEDVRGSWQKEFTGHKKKIRLNVDINEASAKLHMIVGDSPPNADDEEPSSGGSKEEPSSSGSMNTPQVTFDCVSQSDDGYFLTENKVSDETQKWSDIRDFYALKKFSCFKFKKEGVSLQTGIYSFQKKPAKIEAKEVCSGMEDKKSFNTFHFIRADKPKSSD; translated from the exons atgAAGGCAAACCAAGTGTTTCAACTCGCTTTGTGCTTTTTCTTGATCCAGGACGTACACTCTAAAG CTCGTAAACGAGCCACTTCGTGCACAATTCCCGAAGATGTTCGGGGCTCCTGGCAGAAAGAATTTACAGGTCACAAGAAAAAGATCAGACTCAATGTTGACATCAATGAGGCCTCCGCAAAATTGCATATGATCGTTGGCGACTCTCCCCCAAATGCAGATGACGAAGAACCCTCCTCAGGTGGAAGTAAGGAAGAACCCTCCTCAAGTGGAAGCATGAACACCCCACAAGTGACATTCGACTGTGTGTCACAAAGCGACGATGGATACTTCCTAACCGAAAATAAAGTATCGGACGAAACCCAAAAGTGGTCGGACATAAG GGACTTCTACGCATTGAaaaaattttcctgtttcaagtTCAAAAAGGAAGGGGTTTCCTTACAAACTGGCATATATTCTT tccagaaaaaacctgccaaaATAGAGGCCAAAGAAGTTTGTTCTGGAATGGAGGACAAGAAATCGTTTAACACCTTTCATTTTATCCGAGCTGATAAGCCCAAGTCCTCTGACTAA
- the LOC137967664 gene encoding probable ATP-dependent RNA helicase DHX37, with protein sequence MGRLRKRHNWKARLQPEASKDKKSATRSAELESVLQKNPKGEEYKACLEDTNILVAPNKKDKVKVALRISNEKRKPLTKKQRKRLEKIVETKRKKAKRANLLKALSEHAISDEELAKMSSTTDLGQLNPTRKRNYSEALGDVQKTIVSSIRGGRKKGKKLRLEKKAMEPAPVKMAKEVNEGSVSEGESETDDDDDGEDDFHEESSDEKCRKATTDSPKVEDKGGDCEKNTSVTSKTKSSGVEGKDFEVHGEQRKDEKKIAPGKVDLQPAVFKEVQRDPDIQAARLQLPILAEEQAVMEAIHDHDVVIVCGETGSGKTTQVPQFLYEGGYTTQGVIGVTEPRRVAAVTMSRRVGVELNMANDVVSYQIRYEGNSTENTIIKFMTDGVLLKEIESDFFLSKYSVILIDEAHERSVFTDILLGLLSRIVPMRKNQGKQLKLVIMSATLRVEDFTGNARLFPTPPPVVTVESRQFPVTVHFNKRTPDDYLYEAYRKVCKIHRTLPPGGILIFVTGQAEVHGLCKKLRRTFPYDPARAISQRSAEEDDDTLDDEFDLDNYSINPMVEERNAEDEDLGEKGDGNGDFDLDDSAFTLLVDKSIPMFVLPLYSLLSSQQQAKVFQSPSEGVRLCVVATNVAETSLTIPNIKYVVDTGMVKKRYYDKVTGVSSFKITWTSRASANQRAGRAGRVEPGHCYRLYSSAVFANDFEEFSLPEISRRPVDDLVLQMKDMSIDKVVNFPFPTPPESTALQSAEKLLLNLGALEEKKTVKGNVSAVITALGRAMAKFPLAPRYAKMLCLGHQEDCMEYVIAIVSAFTVKEIFADENDRETGQVSKEGRQRISRLRRTWAGQGDAKKLGDAMVLLRAVGASEYAGGTVKFCAENGLRHKGMVEIRKLRAQLTNSVNLVNPDAEVVLNPRMNPPTAIQCKALRQICLAGLGDHVAHKSSAGNNPQIKNAYKCMALEDPVFIHPSSALFEVLPEYVVYQEVVETSKLFMKGVIAIEPEWIPILVPNFCTFSKPLEDPPPRFDLEAGVVKCHMTCTFGPRSWQIPAQEIQYPTGLDRFKWFARFLLEGKVFPALTEFVPFLLSAPVTMIKTWAKLQPRTEILLSELVSENADSKMALKAAWKKNATFLLAAYKEWVPQSKHGELSLMWPPND encoded by the exons ATGGGTCGGTTAAGGAAAAGACACAACTGGAAAGCAAGACTACAGCCGGAAGCTTCGAAGGACAAGAAGTCTGCAACACGATCAGCTGAACTCGAAAGTGTTTTGCAGAAAAATCCGAAAGGTGAAGAATATAAAGCTTGTCTTGAGGACACAAATATTTTGGTTGCTCCTAACAAAAAGGACAAAGTAAAGGTAGCGTTAAgaatttcaaatgaaaaacgGAAACCGCTCACAAAGAAGCAGAGGAAGAGACTAGAAAAGATTGTAGAGACGAAGAGGAAGAAAGCGAAGCGGGCGAATTTGTTGAAAGCACTGTCAGAGCATGCTATAAGCGATGAAGAACTTGCAAAGATGAGTTCTACAACCGATTTGGGACAGCTtaatccaactcgaaaacggAATTATTCCGAAGCATTGGGTGATGTTCAGAAGACAATCGTTTCGAGTATCAGGGGAGGgcggaaaaaaggaaagaagctacGGCTGGAGAAAAAAGCCATGGAACCTGCGCCTGTTAAGATGGCAAAGGAGGTAAATGAAGGGTCTGTGTCTGAGGGAGAATCtgaaactgatgatgatgatgatggagaGGATGATTTCCATGAGGAAAGCAGCGATGAAAAATGTCGAAAAGCTACTACAGATTCACCAAAAGTCGAGGATAAAGGAGGAGACTGTGAGAAGAATACCAGCGTTACGTCAAAAACCAAGAGCAGCGGTGTTGAGGGCAAAGATTTCGAAGTCCATGGCGAACAGAGGAAGGACGAAAAGAAAATCGCACCAGGTAAAGTCGATTTACAACCAGCTGTTTTTAAGGAAGTGCAACGCGACCCCGATATTCAAGCAGCGAGGCTCCAGTTGCCAATTCTTGCCGAAGAACAGGCTGTTATGGAAGCCATTCACGATCACGACGTTGTTATCGTCTGCGGTGAGACCGGAAGTGGAAAAACCACTCAAGTTCCCCAGTTCTTGTATGAGGGTGGTTACACTACTCAGGGAGTGATTGGCGTGACAGAGCCTCGTCGTGTGGCTGCCGTGACCATGTCACGCCGCGTCGGTGTAGAGCTCAATATGGCAAATGATGTGGTTTCCTATCAAATACGTTACGAAGGAAACTCGACGGAGAACACGATAATAAAGTTCATGACAGATGGTGTTCTTCTAAAAGAGATCGAAAGCGactttttcttgtcaaaatacTCCGTAATATTGATCGATGAAGCTCATGAACGAAGTGTCTTTACCGATATTCTTCTTGGTCTTCTCTCTAGAATTGTCCCGATGCGtaaaaatcaaggaaaacaacttAAACTTGTGATCATGTCCGCTACTTTACGAGTCGAAGACTTCACTGGAAATGCGCGGCTTTTCCCTACCCCTCCCCCAGTGGTCACAGTCGAATCCAGACAGTTTCCTGTCACCGTTCACTTCAACAAGAGGACCCCTGATGATTACTTATATGAAGCGTATCGCAAAGTGTGCAAAATCCACCGCACACTACCCCCCGGCGGGATATTAATCTTTGTGACGGGACAAGCTGAAGTCCATGGACTCTGCAAGAAGCTGCGAAGAACATTCCCATATGACCCGGCGAGAGCCATATCGCAAAGGAGCGCGGAAGAGGATGATGACACACTCGATGATGAGTTTGATTTGGATAATTATTCAATAAACCCAATGGTGGAGGAGAGGAATGCAGAAGATGAAGACTTGGGCGAAAAAGGCGATGGAAATGGAGACTTTGATCTCGACGATAGCGCGTTTACACTTCTGGTTGACAAGAGTATTCCCATGTTTGTTCTACCTCTTTATTCCTTGCTCTCCTCTCAACAACAAGCCAAGGTCTTCCAATCTCCCTCCGAAGGAGTGCGGCTCTGCGTTGTGGCGACGAACGTTGCCGAAACCTCGCTGACAATCCCCAACATAAAATACGTCGTGGACACGGGAATGGTGAAAAAACGCTACTATGATAAAGTGACAGGGGTTTCCTCTTTTAAGATCACTTGGACCTCCAGAGcctcagccaatcagagagcAGGCAGAGCTGGTCGAGTGGAGCCTGGGCACTGTTATAGGTTGTACTCGTCGGCGGTGTTCGCGAATGACTTTGAGGAGTTTTCGTTGCCCGAAATTTCTCGCCGGCCAGTCGATGATCTGGTTCTGCAAATGAAGGACATGAGCATCGATAAGGTCGTCAATTTTCCTTTCCCCACTCCCCCTGAGTCGACGGCCTTACAAAGTGCAGAGAAGCTGCTATTAAATCTGGGAGCTCTGGAAGAGAAGAAAACGGTGAAGGGAAACGTCAGTGCTGTTATCACAGCTCTGGGTCGCGCTATGGCCAAGTTTCCTTTGGCTCCTAGGTATGCCAAGATGCTCTGTCTTGGACACCAAGAAGACTGCATGGAGTACGTCATCGCTATTGTTTCTGCTTTCACCGTGAAAGAGATTTTCGCTGATGAAAATGACCGCGAAACTGGCCAAGTGAGTAAGGAAGGACGGCAAAGGATATCGCGCTTGCGGCGAACCTGGGCGGGGCAGGGAGACGCGAAGAAGCTCGGAGACGCTATGGTCCTTTTGCGTGCTGTTGGAGCGAGTGAGTACGCCGGTGGCACCGTGAAATTTTGCGCGGAGAACGGACTCCGTCATAAGGGGATGGTTGAGATCAGAAAGCTGAGGGCGCAGCTGACAAATTCTGTTAATTTAGTCAACCCTGATGCCGAAGTAGTGCTGAACCCGCGCATGAATCCGCCTACTGCGATACAGTGCAAAGCTCTTCGCCAGATTTGTCTCGCTGGGCTTGGTGACCACGTCGCGCACAAGAGCTCCGCCGGAAATAACCCCCAGATCAAGAATGCCTACAAGTGCATGGCCCTTGAAGATCCTGTGTTTATTCACCCGTCGTCAGCTCTATTTGAAGTTTTACCGGAGTACGTGGTTTACCAGGAGGTAGTGGAGACTTCCAAACTTTTCATGAAAG GTGTAATTGCCATTGAGCCAGAGTGGATTCCCATTTTAGTTCCCAATTTTTGCACCTTCTCCAAGCCTTTAGAAGATCCACCGCCTCGTTTTGACCTCGAGGCGGGCGTCGTCAAATGTCATATGACCTGTACCTTCGGACCCAGATCGTGGCAAATTCCAGCGCAGGAGATTCAGTACCCGACTGGACTCGATAGATTCAAGTGGTTTGCAAGATTCCTGCTGGAAGGAAAAGTTTTTCCAGCGCTGACTGAGTTCGTTCCTTTCTTGCTTAGTGCCCCCGTGACGATGATAAAAACGTGGGCTAAGTTACAGCCAAGAACCGAAATCCTGTTAAGCGAGCTTGTAAGTGAGAATGCTGACAGCAAGATGGCGCTCAAAGCAGCATGGAAGAAAAATGCGACATTTTTACTCGCTGCGTATAAAGAATGGGTTCCGCAAAGCAAGCATGGTGAACTGAGTTTAATGTGGCCTCCAAACGATTAA